A region from the Sulfitobacter sp. D7 genome encodes:
- a CDS encoding endonuclease/exonuclease/phosphatase family protein has product MKYVVSTLLTLATLALFLLSFGALIETNLWWVRMTDFPRLQYLIALIAVLALIAISRTVSRKLRMVLVALGALAIGYNTLKLFPYLPQSNTPQFACEADQKFVLMVANVKKGNRNANDLIRLVEEQSPDLFLALETDEWWDAELAALDSQMPHKAQRITGGFFGMHLFSRLPISETEVIFPVEQDAPAILTNVEMPSGDSVHFMGLHPRPPHPGQSSTGRDAQLMWAALKSRDSDLPVLVAGDLNAVPWETSIERLQRVGGFIDPREKFGYKPTYDAHSWWMSWPLDQILHQPELAVANFEVLPEWGSDHYPIKVEMCNTATDMEPPQLRKDDIAEAEQDIHLAIRSAVDQR; this is encoded by the coding sequence ATGAAATACGTCGTATCAACGCTGCTCACTCTGGCCACGCTGGCTCTTTTTCTGCTTAGCTTCGGCGCGTTGATCGAAACCAACCTCTGGTGGGTGCGGATGACGGATTTCCCCCGGCTACAGTATCTAATTGCGCTCATAGCAGTTCTTGCCCTGATCGCGATTTCTCGAACAGTTAGCCGCAAGCTTCGGATGGTTCTGGTTGCGCTTGGCGCGCTGGCGATCGGCTACAACACCTTGAAGCTTTTTCCCTACTTGCCCCAGAGCAATACCCCTCAATTTGCCTGCGAAGCCGACCAGAAGTTCGTGTTGATGGTCGCTAACGTCAAGAAGGGCAACAGGAACGCGAATGACCTTATCCGGCTCGTCGAAGAGCAAAGCCCCGATCTATTCCTCGCTTTAGAGACCGACGAATGGTGGGATGCGGAACTCGCGGCTTTGGATAGCCAAATGCCGCATAAGGCTCAGCGCATCACCGGTGGGTTCTTCGGCATGCACCTCTTCTCACGCCTGCCAATAAGCGAAACTGAGGTCATTTTTCCAGTCGAACAGGACGCCCCTGCTATCCTTACGAATGTCGAGATGCCGTCTGGAGACAGCGTTCACTTCATGGGGCTACATCCCCGCCCGCCGCACCCGGGGCAATCCTCTACGGGGAGGGACGCTCAGCTGATGTGGGCGGCGCTGAAGTCCCGCGACAGCGACCTTCCGGTGCTCGTTGCAGGTGACTTGAACGCAGTCCCATGGGAAACCTCCATTGAGCGGCTCCAGCGCGTTGGCGGCTTCATCGATCCGAGAGAGAAATTTGGCTATAAGCCCACTTACGACGCGCATTCTTGGTGGATGTCGTGGCCACTTGATCAAATTCTCCATCAACCGGAATTGGCTGTCGCCAACTTTGAAGTGTTGCCGGAATGGGGTTCGGATCATTATCCGATCAAGGTGGAAATGTGTAACACGGCCACGGATATGGAGCCGCCTCAACTGCGCAAAGATGACATCGCAGAGGCTGAGCAGGATATCCACCTCGCTATAAGATCCGCCGTAGACCAGCGGTGA
- a CDS encoding YrhK family protein, which yields MSNAIRTLVQDYGWIHTGIGLAGNTLFFLGSIAFLPTFKRWEEVGMEWQTVGVWIFIVGSFLMLIGTLGNLLVKIYEAREQE from the coding sequence ATGAGTAACGCAATACGCACTTTGGTGCAGGACTACGGTTGGATTCACACCGGCATTGGGCTTGCAGGAAATACGTTGTTCTTCCTCGGGAGTATTGCATTTCTCCCGACCTTTAAGAGATGGGAGGAAGTTGGGATGGAATGGCAGACAGTGGGGGTATGGATCTTCATTGTGGGGTCATTTCTCATGCTGATCGGCACGCTCGGCAATCTACTGGTCAAAATTTATGAGGCACGGGAGCAAGAGTAA